The Carassius carassius chromosome 16, fCarCar2.1, whole genome shotgun sequence genome window below encodes:
- the LOC132159216 gene encoding receptor-transporting protein 3-like, whose amino-acid sequence MVSLWNRSLQKKASDLHGDTWKIETDQTILENCQAPNWHQYISGSFADFRCSLCRRTWGSSRVQVMFHFHLNGASRQGSIKLRCYKQECRTCNEAEWEDPNFPVENIDVLVERLVKNIRKKCYRENLGEANRSSAFDGRSDGPHEGAHCEACRRGICNQAN is encoded by the exons ATGGTATCGCTGTGGAACAGATCTTTACAGAAGAAAGCAAGTGATCTTCATGGTGACACCTGGAAGATTGAAACTGATCAGACTATTCTGGAAAACTGTCAAGCTCCTAATTGGCACCAGTATATTTCTGGCTCCTTCGCAGA CTTCAGGTGTTCTCTGTGCAGAAGGACCTGGGGGTCTAGTAGAGTGCAGGTGATGTTTCATTTCCACCTGAATGGAGCAAGCAGACAGGGAAGCATTAAATTACGATGCTACAAACAGGAGTGTAGGACGTGCAATGAAGCTGAGTGGGAGGATCCGAACTTTCCAGTAGAAAACATTGATGTGCTGGTTGAGAGACTAGTTAAAAATATCCGCAAGAAATGCTATAGGGAAAACCTGGGTGAAGCAAACAGATCTTCAGCGTTCGATGGAAGATCTGATGGGCCACATGAAGGTGCTCACTGTGAAGCCTGTCGGCGGGGAATCTGCAATCAAGCCAACTGA